The Bacillus vallismortis genome window below encodes:
- a CDS encoding choline esterase, which translates to MKTYDAFPEPIGGYTVGRTQMDFEYTASDHSKRELTAFMYYPSDSSEGKTPSTYMFPEVYEMVHDQPLVTEYLKEKDFFSIDIKTHCYDDLALSWKEKRYPVLFYVCGGGGSPEWGTVICTDLASMGYVVVSIGHQNSTMYKRKDGRLFNVSKDFSDVIMAFSEDQEMRALAGKMEMRPDDETAIEMCRNVLQLPILDKLTEYSELQAEDVRYVADYLYKLDSGELNSIFKRRLLLDIGMGIVGHSYGGPTTAIVCRDDDRFACGIGLDSGAFGLLDSDLKKPFLLLFCEPNYNMNAIIGANNSMETYYFSVDRVAHLDYCDIVFTSAYEELSRGERDAMEMRNLVTDYTKNFFDHYILQKAASVENLAYDGVDLIKKTSNKVT; encoded by the coding sequence ATGAAAACTTATGACGCATTTCCAGAACCAATTGGCGGCTATACTGTCGGCCGAACCCAGATGGATTTTGAGTACACGGCATCAGATCACTCAAAAAGAGAATTGACCGCGTTTATGTACTATCCATCTGATAGCAGCGAAGGGAAGACTCCATCAACGTACATGTTTCCTGAAGTCTACGAAATGGTTCATGACCAGCCACTTGTCACTGAGTATCTGAAGGAAAAGGATTTTTTCTCTATCGATATCAAAACTCATTGTTACGACGACCTTGCTCTCTCCTGGAAGGAAAAACGCTATCCGGTGTTATTCTATGTTTGCGGCGGGGGCGGTTCTCCAGAATGGGGTACAGTGATATGTACAGACTTGGCAAGCATGGGATATGTTGTGGTAAGCATCGGGCATCAGAATAGCACGATGTATAAGCGTAAAGATGGGCGCCTGTTTAATGTATCAAAGGATTTTTCGGATGTCATTATGGCGTTTTCTGAAGATCAGGAGATGCGGGCGTTGGCTGGTAAGATGGAAATGCGGCCTGACGATGAAACTGCCATTGAGATGTGCCGTAACGTGCTTCAACTGCCGATACTTGACAAGTTAACAGAGTATAGTGAATTACAGGCAGAAGATGTAAGGTATGTAGCCGATTATCTTTACAAACTGGACTCTGGAGAGCTGAATTCCATCTTTAAACGCAGATTGTTGCTTGATATCGGCATGGGCATAGTCGGACATTCTTACGGAGGGCCTACAACGGCGATTGTTTGCCGGGACGACGACCGGTTCGCCTGCGGGATTGGCTTGGATAGCGGTGCGTTCGGCCTTCTCGACAGCGACCTTAAGAAACCCTTTTTGCTGCTTTTTTGTGAACCTAACTATAACATGAATGCGATAATTGGCGCTAACAATAGCATGGAAACCTATTATTTCTCTGTTGATCGTGTTGCGCATTTAGATTACTGCGACATTGTGTTTACCAGTGCTTATGAGGAGCTCAGCAGAGGCGAACGGGATGCTATGGAGATGCGAAATCTTGTTACAGACTATACGAAGAACTTTTTTGATCATTACATACTGCAGAAGGCTGCAAGTGTTGAAAATCTGGCATATGATGGCGTGGACTTGATCAAGAAGACCAGCAACAAGGTGACATAA
- a CDS encoding YnfE family protein has protein sequence MDDILKQYMVLFKHMNDVINGPDYPGKEKDIQNQKEQIEPYETQLQQRFSTDYDYDEFADSAIKCAYGDMTLEDLEAVYYELTTPFYD, from the coding sequence GTGGATGACATATTGAAACAGTATATGGTGCTGTTCAAACATATGAATGATGTGATAAATGGCCCGGACTATCCGGGTAAGGAAAAAGATATTCAAAATCAAAAAGAACAGATCGAACCTTACGAGACACAGCTGCAGCAACGTTTTTCTACGGATTATGACTACGATGAATTTGCTGATTCAGCTATTAAATGTGCATATGGCGATATGACGCTGGAAGATTTAGAAGCCGTTTATTATGAATTAACAACACCATTTTATGATTGA